One window of Chitinivibrionales bacterium genomic DNA carries:
- a CDS encoding TIGR02147 family protein, whose protein sequence is MPDIYEYTDHRLFLLDAYHKRKLEDPHFSHRYINSRLGSKSPSLFTHIIQGRMKISEKIVLRLAKTFGLNKRETEYFLLITKFTQATDEQEKRYRLQDISRFMHKNVKIIQPHKFEFYSRWYHSAIWALLTFFKFKNNFKSLARMVYPSITQSQAKSAIDLLAKLGFIRKGPKDFWEPEERCISTGDTANSVAISDFHIQTMDLARNAMDKVPRNERELSTMTISISEKSFKQVTDKIRECRQQILSIAREDTNPDRVYHINFHIFPMSKDT, encoded by the coding sequence ATGCCTGATATTTATGAATATACCGACCATCGATTATTTCTTCTGGATGCCTATCACAAACGGAAACTCGAGGATCCCCATTTCAGCCACCGGTATATAAATTCCCGCCTCGGATCAAAATCCCCCAGCCTCTTTACTCATATAATCCAGGGGAGGATGAAAATATCCGAGAAAATAGTCCTCAGGCTTGCAAAGACGTTCGGTTTGAATAAAAGGGAAACCGAATATTTTTTGCTGATTACAAAATTCACACAGGCAACGGATGAACAGGAGAAGCGCTATCGTCTACAGGATATCTCCAGATTCATGCATAAGAATGTGAAGATAATTCAGCCTCACAAATTTGAGTTTTACTCCAGATGGTATCATTCGGCCATATGGGCACTTCTTACCTTTTTCAAATTCAAAAATAATTTCAAATCCCTTGCCCGGATGGTCTATCCCTCAATTACTCAGAGCCAGGCAAAGAGCGCCATAGATCTTCTCGCCAAACTTGGATTTATCAGAAAGGGCCCCAAGGACTTCTGGGAACCCGAGGAACGGTGTATCAGTACCGGTGATACGGCTAATTCGGTGGCAATCAGTGATTTTCATATTCAGACCATGGATCTTGCCAGGAATGCCATGGATAAGGTCCCCAGAAACGAACGTGAATTATCCACCATGACAATAAGCATCTCCGAAAAATCCTTCAAACAGGTAACCGACAAGATCAGGGAATGTCGGCAACAGATTCTCAGTATTGCGCGGGAAGATACAAATCCCGACCGGGTATATCATATCAATTTCCATATCTTTCCCATGTCAAAAGACACCTGA
- a CDS encoding TIGR02147 family protein, producing the protein MSGVFEYFDYRQFLMDILAEKQKTASRLSSRALAGKAGIDPSLFSKVLKGKRNISPEQVLRLSEVLELDKKSTEYFELLVRFCQARSHEAKRLYFDKLLEQKKYPEAAPLSQEQYTFYSVWYHTVIRELLHFFPRPHDTGAIAKMLVPGIKPSEAKQAIDLLEKLGIIKTTSDGGFELADVFITAGTDIQKQAIRNFQISMMDIAKDALVRFPKEKREISTLTLSLSEGGFKEVAEAIQHFRRKLMEIANNDSNISGVYQINFQAFPVTHVCREDIDNAG; encoded by the coding sequence ATGTCGGGTGTATTCGAATATTTTGATTATAGACAGTTCTTGATGGACATACTTGCAGAAAAGCAGAAAACCGCTTCCCGTCTTTCCTCCCGTGCTCTTGCCGGAAAAGCAGGGATAGATCCGAGTCTTTTTTCCAAGGTGCTTAAGGGCAAACGAAATATCTCCCCGGAGCAGGTGCTCAGGCTTTCGGAGGTTCTGGAACTGGATAAAAAGAGCACCGAATATTTTGAGCTTCTTGTTCGTTTTTGTCAGGCACGCAGCCATGAAGCGAAACGCCTGTATTTTGATAAGCTCTTGGAGCAGAAAAAGTATCCCGAAGCTGCGCCGTTGTCGCAGGAACAGTATACATTCTATAGCGTGTGGTATCATACGGTTATCCGGGAGCTGCTTCATTTTTTCCCCAGGCCTCACGATACCGGAGCGATCGCGAAAATGCTTGTTCCCGGTATCAAGCCTTCCGAGGCAAAACAGGCCATTGATCTTCTCGAGAAACTAGGTATTATCAAAACCACTTCCGACGGCGGATTTGAGCTGGCGGATGTATTTATTACCGCGGGCACGGATATTCAGAAACAGGCGATCAGGAATTTTCAGATATCGATGATGGATATTGCCAAAGACGCGCTGGTGCGGTTTCCAAAGGAAAAAAGAGAAATATCGACTTTAACGTTGAGTCTGTCTGAAGGAGGTTTTAAGGAAGTTGCCGAAGCGATACAACATTTTCGCAGAAAACTTATGGAGATCGCCAATAATGATTCTAATATCAGCGGCGTGTACCAGATAAATTTTCAGGCCTTTCCGGTCACCCATGTTTGCAGAGAGGATATTGATAATGCTGGTTGA
- a CDS encoding DUF1508 domain-containing protein, producing the protein MNDNEYYFNLTAASGERILTSEKYESKGQTLKMISAAIRNAPVNKRYKKKVSGLNKPYFILKDAQGVIIGVSEIYSTEAARDNGIVSVKKAAPWASIDDFTM; encoded by the coding sequence ATGAATGACAACGAGTATTATTTCAATTTAACGGCAGCATCGGGAGAAAGGATCCTTACAAGCGAGAAATACGAATCAAAAGGGCAAACATTGAAAATGATATCAGCCGCCATACGGAACGCTCCTGTTAACAAGAGATATAAAAAGAAAGTGTCGGGACTCAATAAGCCGTATTTCATACTCAAAGATGCACAGGGGGTCATTATCGGTGTAAGTGAAATCTACAGCACCGAAGCGGCTCGGGACAATGGGATCGTGTCGGTCAAAAAAGCAGCGCCCTGGGCGTCAATTGATGATTTTACGATGTAG
- a CDS encoding protein kinase: protein MNSDDTCIGAGTVLVVDDEALIRQSVRDILEDDGFCVIEACNGEECCFLLDSHQVDLILMDIQMPGRNGMETFKEMIRARYKVETIMISGHADITTAVDAIKSGVGDFLEKPFSVEQLRKSVQSAFKRRGENRNMEISPNGQESSYEINDEIGRGGTATIYRAVQKDLDKVVALKMLHPHLTDPLSFGERFAREARILASMSHPHVIQVFDYGQISKSYYLAMEYVEGTSLGAYISRRRGVPRSVVALVGMDICRALEHAHAREIIHRDIKPENVLISRQGYCKLADFGIARWMQERGKNITDPDFVAGTAEFMSPEQVEGKKVDHFTDIFSTGVLLYVMMTGYQPFTGENAASIMYSIVHKEPVPPAEMNPKTGSKMNRIINKCLRKKKEKRFRSAAHLSKALESTLTSKECAGARRIIQNYFFGKE from the coding sequence ATGAATAGTGATGATACTTGTATTGGTGCGGGAACTGTTTTAGTTGTTGATGATGAAGCGTTGATCAGGCAATCGGTGCGTGATATACTCGAGGATGATGGTTTTTGCGTGATCGAGGCATGTAATGGTGAGGAGTGCTGTTTTTTGCTCGACTCGCATCAGGTGGATCTGATTTTGATGGACATTCAGATGCCGGGCCGCAATGGTATGGAGACATTCAAGGAGATGATACGGGCGCGGTATAAGGTCGAGACGATCATGATATCGGGGCATGCTGATATTACGACTGCGGTGGATGCGATCAAGTCGGGGGTTGGTGATTTTCTGGAGAAGCCTTTTTCGGTGGAGCAGCTTCGGAAAAGCGTACAATCCGCTTTCAAGCGCCGGGGTGAGAACCGCAATATGGAGATATCACCCAACGGGCAGGAGAGTAGCTATGAGATCAATGATGAGATCGGCCGGGGCGGCACTGCAACGATCTATCGAGCCGTACAGAAGGACCTGGATAAGGTGGTCGCCCTGAAAATGCTTCATCCGCACCTTACCGATCCCCTCTCCTTTGGTGAGCGTTTTGCGAGAGAGGCCCGTATTCTGGCATCCATGTCCCATCCCCACGTGATCCAGGTTTTCGATTACGGACAGATTTCAAAGAGCTATTATCTTGCCATGGAGTATGTGGAGGGCACTTCCCTTGGGGCATATATTTCCCGGCGAAGGGGGGTTCCCCGGTCTGTTGTCGCGCTTGTTGGTATGGACATTTGCCGGGCGCTCGAGCATGCTCATGCACGGGAGATTATTCACCGGGATATTAAGCCCGAAAATGTGCTGATTTCACGGCAGGGTTACTGCAAGCTGGCCGATTTCGGTATTGCTCGGTGGATGCAGGAGCGGGGGAAAAATATCACCGATCCGGATTTTGTTGCCGGTACGGCCGAGTTTATGTCGCCCGAGCAGGTGGAGGGCAAAAAGGTGGATCACTTCACGGATATCTTCTCCACAGGAGTCCTTCTGTATGTAATGATGACCGGATATCAGCCCTTTACCGGAGAAAATGCGGCATCGATCATGTATTCTATTGTCCATAAGGAGCCTGTGCCGCCAGCCGAAATGAACCCGAAAACCGGATCAAAGATGAACCGGATAATCAACAAGTGTCTTCGGAAAAAAAAGGAGAAGCGGTTCCGTTCAGCGGCTCACCTGAGTAAGGCCCTCGAATCGACACTTACCTCCAAGGAGTGTGCCGGTGCCCGTCGGATAATACAAAATTATTTCTTTGGAAAGGAATAA
- a CDS encoding DUF4390 domain-containing protein produces the protein MNFIIGILVGAKSIALIAGMIAFGTSDITISPPKLVLTPNEIQLSCRLENGYTRDLRKLSQTGTEIIVYLFVEVKEEDSRELVAKVSSEHTLFYNMLDKEYVVYRQENDAKETFGELDSALAVVSTFTSVPVVSIHKIEATGDYFFEIYSILGKTKIEALDDKEIDLMYYWDYKRPSVRTETFKGSVLLYGK, from the coding sequence ATGAATTTCATAATCGGTATACTGGTTGGCGCAAAGAGTATCGCTCTCATTGCCGGAATGATCGCTTTCGGCACGTCGGATATTACTATATCTCCACCGAAACTGGTGCTGACCCCCAATGAAATCCAGTTGAGCTGCCGGCTCGAAAACGGATATACCAGAGATCTTCGGAAACTCTCCCAGACCGGTACTGAAATAATTGTCTACCTTTTTGTTGAAGTCAAAGAGGAGGATTCCAGAGAGCTTGTCGCCAAGGTATCATCCGAACACACGCTCTTCTATAACATGCTCGATAAGGAATATGTTGTGTACCGTCAGGAGAACGATGCAAAAGAGACCTTCGGCGAACTCGATTCGGCCCTTGCCGTGGTATCCACATTCACCAGTGTGCCGGTAGTATCGATCCATAAAATAGAGGCAACGGGCGATTACTTTTTTGAAATTTATTCGATTTTAGGAAAAACAAAGATCGAGGCGCTTGATGATAAGGAGATCGATTTGATGTACTATTGGGATTACAAGCGTCCTTCGGTGCGCACCGAGACGTTCAAAGGCTCGGTCCTTCTGTATGGAAAATAG
- a CDS encoding HAMP domain-containing protein produces the protein MIKGLSLKAKTFILLFCIVLLATVPLIVYYVKTAHALSALGEDPVIESVLTGAVDNVQGSETREAAASALKRYQQITVLKDAIVSQVLLFSLVYFGCVVCISLIVGYFFISRITKPLANLTGATQQLARDNLDYTIPEDTGGEIGQLIRSFNTMAEKLSVARREKLIAERKAMWQRVARVIAHEIKNPLTPIKLSTERMYEKYLTESKDFPEVIKSTTSTILSEIGNLQNLVDTFHTYAKFPDPVLKDEKLNDVIRDSVALFGGDKVAITCDLADTVPILKLDRRQMGEALNNLIKNSIEAIGETDHEGTIEMKSFCENGTVIIEIADNGCGITKENMERLFQPYFTTKKHGNGIGLALTERIINLHGGKIAVESNVGEGCRFTIRMTV, from the coding sequence ATGATTAAAGGGTTATCACTCAAAGCCAAGACATTTATTCTGCTTTTCTGCATTGTTCTTTTGGCGACCGTGCCGCTGATAGTCTATTATGTCAAGACTGCTCATGCTCTTTCGGCGCTGGGTGAAGATCCTGTTATCGAGTCGGTATTGACCGGTGCGGTGGATAATGTGCAGGGGAGTGAAACCCGGGAAGCCGCGGCGTCGGCACTGAAACGCTATCAGCAGATTACGGTTTTAAAAGACGCCATTGTGTCGCAGGTCCTTCTGTTCAGCCTGGTTTATTTCGGCTGTGTCGTTTGCATTTCGCTGATTGTGGGCTACTTTTTTATCTCCCGCATAACAAAGCCCCTGGCCAATCTGACCGGCGCCACACAGCAGCTTGCCCGGGATAATCTCGATTATACGATCCCCGAGGATACGGGGGGAGAGATCGGACAGCTTATCAGGTCTTTCAACACCATGGCCGAAAAACTGAGTGTTGCCCGAAGGGAAAAACTGATTGCCGAGCGAAAGGCGATGTGGCAGCGGGTCGCGAGGGTTATCGCCCATGAGATCAAAAATCCCCTTACCCCGATCAAGCTCTCGACCGAGCGGATGTACGAAAAATATCTAACCGAAAGTAAAGATTTTCCCGAAGTAATCAAGAGCACGACTTCTACTATCCTCTCCGAAATCGGTAATCTCCAGAACCTTGTCGATACATTCCATACCTATGCGAAATTTCCCGATCCTGTGTTAAAAGATGAGAAACTCAATGATGTTATCCGCGACTCCGTTGCCCTTTTTGGTGGGGACAAGGTTGCAATCACCTGCGATCTTGCCGATACGGTCCCGATTCTCAAACTCGACCGTCGGCAGATGGGTGAGGCATTGAACAATCTGATAAAGAACAGTATCGAGGCTATCGGAGAAACCGATCACGAGGGCACAATCGAGATGAAAAGTTTCTGTGAAAACGGCACGGTTATTATCGAGATAGCCGATAACGGCTGCGGAATTACAAAGGAAAATATGGAACGCCTGTTTCAACCATACTTTACAACAAAAAAGCACGGCAACGGTATCGGCCTGGCCCTCACCGAGCGGATAATTAATCTTCACGGCGGAAAAATCGCGGTGGAATCGAACGTCGGCGAGGGGTGCAGATTTACGATACGAATGACTGTTTAG
- a CDS encoding response regulator has protein sequence MPKILVVDDEANIRKTLAEILEDESYEVIVAEDAQQGVRCFKQEYPDIILMDILMPGKDGLEALAEIKGLGADCEVIMISGHGTIESAVKAIKMGAYHFLQKPLSLIEVKQIVRHACDAKMQRDELKSFRKKDEEKYALVGKSAVIQKLQQEIRKIAPTNGRVLIRGESGTGKELVAFAIHKNSERAKGPFVKVNCAAIPQNLIESELFGHEKGAFTGAVAQKKGKFECAHRGTLLLDEIGDMDLNTQTKVLRAIQEGEFERVGGTKTISVDVRIIAATHRDLESMIAEQTFREDLYYRLCVLPVSVPMLSERIDDIPILAEYFLDLYCKENGASRKKFLSEALQVLMRQKYPGNIRQLRNIVERAAILSSEIEITGEFVASLTGEGSDNVTSDLFTRTRSLQEAKDELEKAYVKTQLELNDWNIPRTAELLGIQRTNLHRKIRMLGIERG, from the coding sequence ATGCCTAAAATTTTAGTTGTTGATGATGAAGCGAATATCAGGAAAACGCTGGCCGAGATTTTAGAGGATGAATCCTATGAGGTGATTGTTGCCGAGGATGCGCAGCAGGGGGTGCGGTGTTTTAAACAAGAGTATCCTGATATTATCCTGATGGATATTCTTATGCCCGGCAAGGATGGTCTGGAGGCGCTTGCGGAGATCAAGGGGCTTGGGGCCGATTGTGAGGTGATCATGATCAGTGGTCACGGAACAATCGAATCTGCGGTGAAAGCAATCAAGATGGGTGCGTATCATTTTCTTCAGAAACCGCTGTCGCTTATCGAAGTCAAACAGATAGTCCGTCATGCCTGCGACGCCAAGATGCAGCGGGATGAGTTGAAATCGTTCCGGAAAAAGGATGAAGAGAAGTATGCGCTGGTGGGAAAGAGTGCGGTTATTCAGAAGCTGCAGCAGGAGATCAGGAAGATTGCGCCTACCAACGGACGGGTGCTGATCCGGGGAGAAAGCGGGACCGGTAAGGAATTGGTTGCCTTTGCGATCCACAAGAACAGCGAGCGGGCAAAGGGCCCTTTTGTCAAAGTTAACTGTGCGGCAATTCCGCAAAATCTTATCGAGAGCGAGCTTTTCGGTCACGAAAAAGGGGCTTTCACCGGCGCGGTGGCGCAGAAAAAGGGGAAATTCGAGTGTGCCCACAGGGGAACGCTTCTTTTAGATGAAATCGGTGACATGGATCTCAATACCCAGACCAAAGTACTTCGGGCGATCCAGGAGGGCGAATTCGAGCGGGTGGGAGGAACAAAAACTATTTCCGTTGATGTCCGGATTATTGCCGCAACCCACCGGGACCTCGAAAGCATGATTGCCGAACAGACTTTCCGTGAAGACCTCTACTACCGTCTCTGCGTACTCCCGGTATCCGTTCCCATGCTGTCGGAGCGGATCGACGATATCCCGATACTGGCCGAATATTTTCTGGACCTTTACTGCAAAGAAAACGGCGCCTCCCGGAAAAAGTTCCTTTCCGAAGCATTGCAGGTGTTGATGCGACAGAAATATCCGGGTAATATCAGGCAGCTTCGCAACATCGTGGAACGGGCGGCTATCCTGTCATCCGAAATCGAGATTACCGGAGAATTCGTAGCATCCCTTACCGGAGAGGGAAGTGATAATGTCACCAGTGATCTTTTCACCCGGACCCGTTCGTTGCAGGAGGCAAAGGATGAACTGGAAAAAGCCTATGTGAAAACCCAGCTCGAACTCAACGATTGGAATATCCCCCGCACTGCCGAACTCCTCGGAATCCAGCGCACAAACCTTCACCGGAAGATACGGATGCTGGGGATTGAGCGAGGGTAG
- a CDS encoding SpoIIE family protein phosphatase codes for MQREIQYFINSINIPACVVDSGRRIVSANADFAAMVGVDSRSMVTASLFDNHCLLESTDKQKEKITRAIAGQKRVKLSNVRARNGRGEELYFKISGVPLARLFDEKELMLLLFADRTSEKKVMDKYETLYVQEREEREKLEEFNGRLNDLIGERTRELSKAHSRLKRAYASLNEELEIAKNVQEGLIPKELPEIINMHSWAVYMPTGKVGGDLYDIIFTPRHKVAVLIFDVAGHGVPASLIAAMAKMLFSQFIEKVESPARIFHLVNKHVSRLIKTGHYLTAFLGIIDPVSHHMVYANAGHSQPIVYRKKEKRLIMLKARGSFIGHTSLADIAEYNDETVQLQTHDKLILYTDGLTEAVDEKDEMYGIKRLKTAVADNGEQPIRDFVGSLLLDLNKFRGSEPLADDFTILSIQLGDPEKILKESGFRKGERPHILVLHTLDKIEDICSRVLEDMDNNGYTGRDIRRTKLCVHEILTNAIIHGNRGDTEKKVVVLFNVDTEKVVVSAIDEGEGFDYIHLPDPLKPENLLKENGRGLFIVKKFMDDVAFNKKGNRITIAKYPEGPNGY; via the coding sequence ATGCAGCGAGAAATACAATATTTTATCAACAGTATCAATATTCCTGCGTGTGTAGTCGATTCCGGGAGGCGGATTGTGTCGGCCAATGCCGATTTTGCCGCCATGGTTGGCGTCGATTCCCGTTCTATGGTTACTGCATCTCTTTTCGATAACCATTGTCTTCTGGAGAGTACCGACAAACAAAAGGAGAAAATCACCCGGGCGATTGCCGGGCAGAAACGGGTCAAGCTCAGCAATGTGCGGGCCCGGAACGGCCGGGGTGAAGAGCTTTATTTCAAAATAAGCGGTGTTCCTCTGGCGCGGCTTTTTGACGAAAAGGAATTGATGCTTCTCCTCTTTGCCGACAGAACTTCCGAGAAGAAAGTGATGGACAAGTACGAGACGCTCTATGTACAGGAGCGTGAAGAGCGGGAGAAGCTTGAAGAATTCAATGGCCGTCTCAACGATCTGATCGGTGAAAGGACCAGGGAGCTTTCAAAGGCCCACAGCCGGCTGAAAAGAGCATATGCCTCGCTCAATGAAGAGCTTGAGATTGCAAAGAACGTTCAGGAAGGCCTTATCCCCAAAGAATTGCCGGAAATAATCAACATGCACTCCTGGGCGGTTTACATGCCTACCGGGAAAGTGGGAGGGGATCTGTATGATATCATTTTCACGCCTCGTCATAAAGTAGCGGTGCTTATTTTCGATGTCGCGGGCCATGGCGTCCCGGCGTCCCTGATCGCTGCAATGGCAAAGATGCTTTTCAGTCAGTTTATCGAGAAAGTCGAATCTCCGGCAAGAATATTTCATCTGGTCAACAAGCATGTCTCCCGGCTTATAAAGACCGGCCATTACCTGACCGCTTTTCTGGGAATCATCGATCCGGTTTCCCACCATATGGTCTATGCCAATGCCGGGCATTCGCAGCCCATTGTTTACCGGAAAAAAGAAAAAAGACTCATCATGCTGAAAGCGCGTGGCTCATTTATCGGCCATACATCTCTTGCCGATATCGCCGAGTACAACGATGAAACCGTGCAGCTTCAGACCCATGACAAGCTGATTCTGTACACCGATGGACTAACTGAAGCTGTTGATGAAAAGGATGAGATGTACGGGATCAAACGGTTGAAAACGGCCGTTGCCGATAACGGAGAGCAGCCGATCCGGGATTTTGTCGGGTCACTTCTTCTGGATCTCAACAAGTTCAGGGGCTCCGAACCTCTGGCCGATGATTTCACAATACTGTCTATCCAGCTGGGAGATCCGGAAAAGATTTTAAAAGAGTCCGGGTTCAGAAAAGGTGAACGCCCCCATATCCTTGTCCTTCATACACTCGATAAAATTGAAGATATCTGTTCGAGGGTCCTTGAAGATATGGATAATAATGGATATACCGGCAGGGATATCCGCCGGACCAAACTCTGTGTTCACGAAATTCTAACCAATGCGATAATCCACGGCAATAGAGGTGATACGGAAAAGAAAGTTGTTGTTCTGTTCAACGTGGATACCGAAAAGGTCGTAGTCAGCGCTATCGATGAAGGCGAGGGATTCGATTATATTCATTTGCCTGATCCTTTGAAGCCGGAAAATCTACTCAAGGAGAATGGACGAGGTTTGTTTATTGTTAAAAAATTTATGGATGATGTCGCTTTCAACAAAAAAGGCAACAGGATTACGATAGCAAAATATCCGGAGGGTCCCAATGGATACTAA
- a CDS encoding STAS domain-containing protein, translating to MDTKLFSSEKPFRVMLIGKLFRNEDFITLESIVSRCIEENRKEIVFDLSRMTFINSQGLGMIVKMFRIINESGGDLRLFKPPKDIKEIIDISGISRIIPVFSSEEDS from the coding sequence ATGGATACTAAGCTGTTCTCTTCAGAAAAACCTTTTCGGGTGATGCTTATCGGAAAGCTGTTTCGCAATGAAGATTTTATCACACTGGAATCGATCGTATCTCGATGCATAGAAGAAAACAGAAAAGAGATTGTTTTTGATTTGAGCCGTATGACTTTTATCAACAGTCAGGGGCTTGGTATGATTGTCAAAATGTTCAGGATTATCAATGAATCCGGTGGAGATCTTCGACTTTTCAAACCTCCAAAGGATATCAAAGAGATAATCGACATTTCGGGCATTTCCCGCATTATTCCTGTTTTCAGTTCAGAAGAAGATTCCTAG